One window of the Rhipicephalus sanguineus isolate Rsan-2018 chromosome 2, BIME_Rsan_1.4, whole genome shotgun sequence genome contains the following:
- the LOC119381539 gene encoding uncharacterized protein LOC119381539 — protein sequence MLSAGNSVSVSGRGSSTPFLDEDSSYKVVLPRLPTGNDVLNSVFLHADLSGRPYRAPDFRDALLEVVTTADIIGVGQYQMSHVWMVTCASSAAKQKLVTRGELRVKGRKCMVIDPETKNIKLKLLWLPPHLESRRVEEAFQAYGVVKSVDREAWRCAGMEHWMTTNRDVSLELKDTITVSSIPHIMSIYGHQCLVLIPGRPPLCLRCKRVGHVRRQCKTPRCMQCHRFGHSSDACVSTYASKLRSGQSSAEEPHLDHLMDATEVVDATGEATGEAVGGIKEDQHLSMEAMPSSHNNTAKDISEDISDEIIAGEHSQEELKEKPPDDEGEEEAMDNSQTRKRPAPLSDEARTSASDATEQMSSCGPRVVSFGDRGSRRLCQRPQESAAKKCKGGKATGCPVAKGDQQKL from the coding sequence ATGCTCTCTGCTGGGAACAGCGTATCGGTCTCAGGCCGAGGATCATCAACCCCGTTTCTTGACGAAGATTCAAGCTACAAAGTCGTCCTGCCTCGTCTACCAACCGGTAACGATGTTTTGAATTCCGTTTTCCTTCATGCCGACTTGAGTGGTAGACCGTATCGTGCCCCAGACTTCCGTGACGCGCTGCTCGAAGTGGTGACCACTGCAGATATCATAGGTGTGGGACAATATCAAATGAGCCACGTATGGATGGTTACGTGTGCAAGCAGCGCGGCGAAACAGAAACTTGTCACCCGTGGTGAGCTCCGTGTAAAAGGGCGGAAGTGCATGGTGATAGACCCGGAGACCAAGAACATTAAGCTAAAGCTTCTATGGCTTCCACCTCATCTTGAATCACGGCGTGTGGAAGAGGCGTTCCAAGCTTACGGTGTGGTGAAGTCCGTTGACAGAGAGGCGTGGAGGTGTGCTGGTATGGAGCACTGGATGACAACAAATAGGGATGTTTCCTTGGAGCTCAAGGACACCATCACTGTGAGCTCAATACCGCATATTATGTCTATCTACGGTCACCAGTGCCTAGTACTTATTCCCGGTAGGCCTCCGCTGTGTCTTCGTTGCAAGCGAGTGGGGCATGTCCGTCGACAATGCAAAACACCGAGGTGCATGCAGTGCCATCGATTCGGTCATTCGTCGGATGCCTGCGTGTCGACTTACGCCAGCAAGCTTCGTTCTGGCCAATCTAGCGCAGAAGAGCCGCATCTGGACCATCTCATGGATGCTACGGAGGTAGTTGATGCGACAGGAGAAGCAACCGGAGAAGCAGTAGGTGGCATAAAGGAAGATCAACACTTGTCCATGGAAGCCATGCCCAGCAGCCACAATAACACTGCTAAAGACATCAGCGAAGACATCAGCGATGAGATTATTGCAGGGGAACACTCCCAGGAAGAACTTAAAGAAAAGCCTCCTGATGAcgagggagaagaagaggcaaTGGATAACAGCCAGACCAGGAAACGTCCGGCACCGCTCAGCGAcgaagcaagaacaagtgcgtcagACGCAACAGAGCAAATGTCCTCTTGTGGCCCACGTGTCGTCTCGTTTGGGGACCGAGGGTCGCGCCGCCTATGCCAGCGTCCTCAAGAAAGTGCTGCTAAAAAGTGCAAAGGAGGTAAAGCCACAGGTTGCCCTGTGGCTAAAGGCGACCAACAAAAGCTTTAA
- the LOC119381146 gene encoding uncharacterized protein LOC119381146, producing the protein MWAQTPSVFSNIHWNATAMRYLGVPLDNYRNSGPHWTSAITNIRRKVSTWHGRDLSIFSRAKACNVFLASKLVYVLQVLHCSRVHIQAFHRIFACFIWGSSWEPMRRDNLFLPLEKGGLSLVHLFVRQLVLRFFYLKDVCHPFLLAVLRNRLSYHLPFLYVTTNVAKESQLSGFLKEIVDTVNFLKTRFTLEYLYNIDRTTLTAALVNSLFPEPVYRLPYLFLSGHDVLFRVRRMCISPAAKTFFFKLHTSTLPVKKWLNEKAIYVPWTVNCRLCDQPETIEHCFIHCRDAFYFWDILKRTIRKDLPITAHGIRFLPFKKSPTNNTPYDLFMLLGLYALWKSRMIDRHAEPPRSTRSVFREEAAQVRSVVETFEPVPEWLALLDACVCLPDF; encoded by the coding sequence atgtgggctcaaactccctcagtgttctcaaatatccattggaatgcgactgctatgcggtatcttggtgtgcctcttgataactatcgtaatagcggcccacattggacgtccgcgataactaatatccgtcgaaaggtgtcaacatggcacggacgagacctttccattttttcaagagctaaagcgtgcaatgtatttcttgcatcaaagcttgtctatgttttgcaggtattgcactgctctcgtgtgcacattcaagcgtttcacaggatatttgcttgttttatttggggctcttcatgggaacctatgagaagagacaacctttttcttccacttgagaagggcggcctcagtctggtgcatttgtttgtgcgacagttggtgttgcgatttttttatcttaaagacgtctgtcacccatttctgttggcagttcttcgaaaccgtctgagttatcatcttccttttctttatgtcacgacaaatgttgccaaggaatcgcagttgtcgggattcttaaaagaaattgttgatactgtcaactttttgaaaaccagatttacattagagtatttatataatatagacagaacaacgctaaccgcTGCACTTGTGAATAGCCTTTTCCCAGAACCTGTATATCGACTGCCATATTTGTTTTTGTCTggccatgatgtattattccgtgtacgtaggatgtgcatatcgccagcagcgaaaacgtttttctttaaactgcacacatccactctaccagtgaagaaatggctcaatgaaaaagcaatatatgtgccctggactgtaaattgtcgactctgtgaccaacctgagacgatagagcattgttttatccattgtcgtgacgcattttatttctgggacattctaaagagaacaatcagaaaagaccttccaatcacagctcatggtattcggttccttcctttcaaaaaaagccccaccaataatacaccgtatgatttatttatgttattaggactttatgcgctatggaaaagtcgcatgatcgacaggcacgccgagccaccacgatcgacgaggtctgtcttccgagaagaagctgctcaagtgcgcagtgttgttgagacttttgagcccgttccggagtggcttgcacttctggacgcttgtgtgtgtttgcctgacttttga